The Halopseudomonas sabulinigri genome window below encodes:
- the ureE gene encoding urease accessory protein UreE — protein sequence MLECHEWLEGEGGHDHVLELTYELRTRSRLRAVTEGGLDVGLFLPRGRVLAQGERLQCTDGSVLMISAAPEQLSRVQCSDALLLARAAYHMGNRHVALEVRAGELRYLCDHVLDAMLRGFGLEVEQITAPFNPESGAYHNHSHSVATPAAPFLRLAGHDRG from the coding sequence ATGCTGGAATGTCATGAATGGCTGGAGGGCGAGGGCGGTCACGACCACGTGCTCGAGCTGACCTATGAGCTTCGCACCCGTAGCCGTCTGCGTGCGGTCACCGAGGGTGGGTTGGACGTCGGCCTGTTTCTACCACGTGGTCGCGTGTTGGCCCAGGGCGAACGCCTGCAGTGCACTGACGGCAGCGTGCTGATGATCAGTGCCGCACCGGAGCAACTGTCGCGTGTGCAGTGCAGTGACGCGCTGCTGCTGGCGCGGGCGGCCTATCACATGGGCAACCGTCACGTCGCACTCGAGGTGCGCGCCGGCGAGCTGCGTTACCTGTGCGATCACGTGCTGGATGCCATGCTGCGCGGCTTTGGGCTGGAGGTAGAGCAGATTACCGCGCCTTTCAATCCTGAGTCCGGTGCCTACCATAACCACAGCCACAGCGTTGCCACCCCGGCGGCACCTTTTCTGCGGCTGGCCGGGCATGATCGTGGCTGA
- the ureG gene encoding urease accessory protein UreG — translation MTTRPALRVGIGGPVGSGKTALVRTLCERLYPHYNLGVITNDIYTREDADFLLRHDALPEDRILGVETGGCPHTAIREDASMNLAAVAELQERHPEMELVLVESGGDNLAATFSPELSDLTLYVIDVSAGDKIPRKGGPGITRSDLLIINKTDLAPLVGADLGVMDRDAKKMRGERPFVFSNLKSGQGVEDIINFIVRQGMLKALPSTEQSQQGA, via the coding sequence ATGACTACCAGACCTGCATTGCGAGTGGGCATTGGCGGACCTGTGGGTTCCGGCAAGACTGCACTGGTGCGCACCCTCTGCGAGCGCCTGTACCCGCACTACAACCTGGGTGTGATCACCAATGATATCTATACCCGCGAGGATGCCGACTTTCTGCTGCGCCACGATGCGTTGCCGGAAGACCGCATCCTGGGCGTCGAAACCGGCGGCTGCCCGCACACCGCCATCCGCGAGGACGCTTCGATGAATCTGGCCGCCGTGGCCGAGCTGCAGGAGCGTCACCCGGAAATGGAGCTGGTGCTGGTGGAGAGCGGCGGCGACAACCTTGCCGCGACCTTCAGCCCCGAGCTGTCTGACCTCACGCTCTACGTGATCGATGTGTCCGCTGGCGACAAGATACCGCGCAAGGGTGGGCCGGGTATTACCCGCTCCGACCTGCTGATCATCAACAAGACCGACCTGGCTCCGCTGGTGGGCGCCGATCTGGGCGTGATGGATCGCGACGCCAAGAAAATGCGCGGCGAGCGCCCTTTCGTGTTTTCCAACCTCAAGAGCGGGCAGGGCGTGGAAGACATCATCAATTTCATCGTACGTCAGGGCATGCTCAAGGCGCTGCCCAGCACTGAACAATCTCAACAAGGAGCCTGA
- a CDS encoding urease accessory protein UreF, which yields MTDLALLRVLQLASPALPIGGYAYSQGLEYAIEQAWVTDIDSAAGWLGGLLEHSAARLDIPILLRQYEALERADDGALFSWNDWLLANRETAELYLEDSQQGGALLRLLCSLGVPSAQEWPSGEPLALVTALAMAGQHWSTGAHALALGALWSWLENQVGAATKLIPLGQTDAQRLLDRILPSLPGVVETARQLPGDELGAGLPGLAFASARHEHQYTRLFRS from the coding sequence ATGACCGATCTGGCGCTGCTGCGCGTATTGCAGCTGGCCAGCCCGGCACTGCCGATTGGTGGCTATGCCTATTCGCAAGGCCTGGAGTACGCCATCGAGCAGGCTTGGGTGACGGATATCGACAGTGCCGCCGGTTGGCTTGGTGGTTTGCTTGAGCACTCCGCCGCGCGGCTGGATATACCCATTCTGCTGCGGCAGTACGAGGCGCTGGAACGCGCCGATGACGGAGCGCTGTTCTCCTGGAATGACTGGCTGCTGGCCAACCGCGAAACCGCCGAGTTGTATCTGGAGGACAGCCAGCAGGGCGGCGCCTTGTTGCGGCTGCTGTGCTCGCTCGGTGTACCCAGTGCACAGGAGTGGCCTAGCGGCGAGCCTCTGGCGCTGGTCACCGCGCTGGCCATGGCCGGCCAGCACTGGAGCACCGGCGCACATGCGCTGGCACTCGGGGCACTCTGGAGCTGGCTGGAGAACCAGGTGGGCGCCGCGACCAAACTGATACCGCTGGGCCAGACCGATGCTCAGCGCCTGCTTGACCGTATTTTGCCCAGCCTGCCGGGCGTCGTGGAGACAGCGCGGCAGCTGCCTGGCGACGAACTCGGCGCGGGGTTGCCTGGCCTGGCGTTCGCCAGCGCCCGGCACGAACATCAATACACCCGACTGTTTCGATCTTAA
- a CDS encoding CreA family protein has translation MKKLLVAAGLIGVLAGCSDNEVGDVSLGVFTLKDIKLNSLVDPQVPGVTCHIASVEANLSLSDPSDSAISCRQTGEITPEMIAQIDTSDSGEIVFRKSKSVFFKTMKVRRIFDPQNQTLMYLSYSTKETSGSFKHSLSTVPLWGTKAYQPAGFVTQE, from the coding sequence ATGAAGAAATTATTGGTAGCGGCAGGACTCATTGGTGTGCTTGCCGGTTGTTCAGACAATGAGGTGGGCGATGTTTCTTTGGGGGTATTCACCCTCAAGGACATCAAGTTGAACTCGCTGGTAGATCCGCAGGTGCCCGGTGTTACCTGTCATATCGCGTCGGTCGAGGCGAACCTGAGTTTATCCGATCCCAGCGACAGTGCCATTTCCTGCCGGCAGACCGGCGAGATCACGCCGGAGATGATTGCCCAGATCGACACCAGCGATTCGGGTGAGATCGTGTTCCGTAAATCCAAAAGCGTATTCTTCAAGACCATGAAGGTAAGGCGCATCTTTGATCCGCAGAATCAGACGCTGATGTACCTGTCGTATTCCACCAAGGAGACGTCCGGCAGCTTCAAGCACAGTCTGTCGACCGTGCCGCTGTGGGGTACCAAGGCCTATCAACCCGCCGGTTTCGTTACCCAAGAGTAA
- a CDS encoding HupE/UreJ family protein — MNHLRKHLLLAAGLTLMPAMAYAHPGHGTSGLVSGLSHPLFGLDHLLAMVAVGLCAAKLGGVARWLLPVLFVGVMVLGGGLAMAGMHLPGVELGIVASVIVLGVLLMFARSGATIPAAVLVSGFALFHGYAHGAEMPAAAGAAAYAFGFAVATAGLHGLGLVGGQWLQARHWQRAVSVLGALISMAGVSMALSM, encoded by the coding sequence ATGAACCACCTTCGCAAACACCTTCTGCTGGCCGCTGGCCTTACTCTGATGCCAGCCATGGCCTATGCCCACCCCGGCCACGGTACGTCCGGCCTGGTCAGCGGCCTGAGTCACCCGCTGTTTGGTCTGGATCACCTGCTGGCCATGGTGGCGGTCGGCTTGTGTGCAGCCAAGCTCGGCGGGGTCGCACGCTGGTTGCTGCCGGTGCTTTTTGTCGGCGTGATGGTACTGGGCGGTGGTCTGGCCATGGCCGGCATGCATCTGCCGGGTGTTGAGCTGGGTATCGTGGCCTCGGTGATCGTACTGGGCGTGCTGCTGATGTTCGCGCGCAGCGGTGCCACCATTCCGGCAGCGGTGCTGGTCAGCGGTTTCGCGCTGTTCCACGGGTACGCCCATGGCGCCGAGATGCCCGCGGCAGCGGGTGCGGCGGCCTACGCCTTCGGTTTTGCCGTAGCAACCGCCGGGTTGCACGGGCTCGGGCTGGTCGGCGGCCAATGGCTGCAGGCACGGCACTGGCAGCGTGCTGTCTCAGTATTGGGCGCGCTGATCAGCATGGCCGGCGTGAGCATGGCGCTGAGCATGTAA
- a CDS encoding TAXI family TRAP transporter solute-binding subunit, whose product MHNLKQIGLFIRTNLWIIPLALVLVWLLFRLLDPAPPKVLVMTTGSETGSYHQFGLAMQKELAKQDLELRLRTSRGSLDNLQLLTDGTGEAQIGLIQSGTELLLEPAQRSRLVGLAALYHEPLWLFQRKGANITRLSDLEDKRVAVGSEGSGTWAVLKGLFEERNEVSRLELLNNGLWRKMGSSAAVDALVAGELDAAFLVLPADNRLVTRLAANPDMTLINLSQADAFAARLHFLEALDVPKGLLNIAASMPPQDTKVLSPVAMLVGNQSFHPALTAVVLEAARKVLRDGNLLDKPGRFPAGEPMGLELSKEADYYHRQGVPFLQRYLPFQVASAIDRYVVLVIPFIAIMFPLLKTMGPLYRWRVRARVYRWYEHLRRIDKLIYSGKIKQQYTQEIQGLKELETELNHVDVPLSYAHELYSLHLHVRYMIYRLESLQAEEEGGEKPSLA is encoded by the coding sequence ATGCATAACCTGAAGCAGATAGGGCTCTTCATTCGTACCAACCTGTGGATTATCCCGTTGGCGCTGGTGCTGGTGTGGCTGTTGTTTCGCTTGCTTGATCCGGCGCCGCCCAAGGTGCTGGTGATGACCACGGGTAGCGAAACCGGTAGTTACCACCAGTTTGGTCTGGCCATGCAAAAGGAACTGGCCAAGCAGGATCTGGAGCTGCGGCTGCGCACCAGCCGTGGCTCGTTGGATAACCTGCAGCTGCTCACCGATGGCACCGGTGAGGCGCAGATCGGCTTGATTCAAAGCGGTACCGAGCTGTTGCTGGAACCGGCGCAGCGCAGCCGTCTGGTCGGCCTGGCCGCGCTCTACCACGAACCCCTGTGGCTGTTTCAGCGCAAGGGCGCGAATATCACCCGGTTATCTGACCTGGAGGACAAGCGCGTCGCAGTGGGCAGCGAGGGCAGCGGTACCTGGGCAGTGCTCAAGGGGCTGTTTGAAGAGCGCAACGAGGTTTCCCGGCTGGAGCTGTTGAACAACGGACTGTGGCGCAAGATGGGTAGCTCGGCCGCCGTCGATGCGCTGGTAGCGGGCGAGCTGGATGCTGCCTTTCTGGTGTTGCCGGCCGACAACCGCCTGGTGACGCGTTTGGCGGCCAACCCGGATATGACCCTGATCAACCTCTCGCAGGCCGATGCCTTTGCCGCGCGGCTGCATTTTCTGGAGGCGCTGGACGTGCCCAAGGGGCTGTTGAATATCGCCGCCAGCATGCCACCGCAAGATACCAAGGTACTGTCACCGGTGGCGATGCTGGTGGGCAATCAGAGCTTTCATCCAGCTCTGACCGCCGTGGTATTGGAGGCTGCACGCAAGGTGCTGCGCGATGGCAACCTGCTCGACAAGCCCGGACGTTTCCCGGCCGGTGAGCCGATGGGGCTGGAGCTGAGCAAGGAGGCTGATTACTACCATCGCCAGGGCGTGCCCTTTCTGCAGCGGTATCTGCCGTTCCAGGTGGCGTCGGCAATTGATCGTTACGTCGTGCTGGTTATTCCCTTCATTGCCATCATGTTTCCGTTACTCAAGACTATGGGGCCGTTGTACCGCTGGCGCGTACGAGCGCGGGTATACCGCTGGTATGAGCACCTGCGGCGCATCGACAAGCTGATTTACAGTGGCAAGATCAAACAGCAATACACGCAGGAAATTCAGGGGCTGAAGGAACTGGAAACCGAACTGAATCATGTGGACGTACCACTTTCCTATGCCCATGAGCTGTACAGCCTGCACCTGCACGTTCGCTACATGATCTACCGTTTGGAATCCTTGCAGGCCGAGGAGGAGGGCGGAGAGAAACCGTCGTTGGCCTGA
- a CDS encoding transglutaminase family protein has product MSAAGLIPRNSLAWLLTAQVVVLLPHLPRLPWWVALLWIGCALWRVQIQRMRWGYPGIVLKATALVLILIGVFLTQGTLIGLDATVMWLLMLFMLKLLEMRTPRDALVVIYLGFFVLATAFLFDQGIPLTLYQCLSLLILVAALVGLQQSAGRNDPLRALRSAGVMLLQAIPLLLVLFIFFPRLEPLWSVNMPGGSAKTGLSDNMSPADIANLARSPELAFRASFAGEIPPLPTLYWRALTLSRFDGRSWSQDRWLSNLPALSLATDGKAVEYQVVAGASGQHWVYSLRGATSQDPYLRRMHDFNLQSITPLNSTFGYTATSYPEALLQTEPLSRLEHNRQTELPEQGDPRARAWAAELRQQYPDDAALVQALLGYFNREPFYYTLNPTPLGQHSNDEFLFDTRRGFCEHYAGAMTFVLRAAGIPARVVAGYQGGEVNTRGGYVLVHQFDAHAWVEAWLPGQGWVTVDPTFQVAPERIERGLEEAVRGEGSFLQDDYLSASRYRGVTWLNEARLAWDNINYQWQLRVLNFKGEEQMGLFRRWLGTADWQRIGLVVLALAGGVMLLQGLWWLRPQRQSGTAQQRAWARLDQRLRRLRLQALPGEGPRDWQHRLEMALPAQQPGLQAFFDEFVRQSYAAAAESREDQQRLQKVLRALLRSLPRKRPAAASVLLRDGELSSSTKPL; this is encoded by the coding sequence ATGAGCGCCGCCGGCCTGATCCCGCGTAACAGCCTGGCCTGGCTGCTGACCGCACAGGTGGTGGTGTTGCTGCCACATTTGCCGCGTCTGCCCTGGTGGGTAGCGCTGCTGTGGATTGGCTGCGCCCTGTGGCGGGTGCAGATTCAGCGCATGCGCTGGGGTTATCCGGGCATCGTGTTGAAAGCAACCGCGCTGGTGCTGATCCTTATTGGCGTATTTCTCACCCAGGGCACGCTGATCGGCCTGGATGCAACCGTGATGTGGCTGCTCATGTTGTTCATGCTCAAGCTGCTGGAAATGCGCACGCCGCGTGATGCCCTGGTGGTGATCTACCTGGGCTTTTTCGTGCTGGCCACCGCGTTTCTGTTTGATCAGGGGATACCCCTGACGTTGTATCAGTGCCTGTCCCTGCTGATACTGGTAGCCGCCCTGGTGGGCTTGCAGCAGAGCGCTGGACGAAACGACCCGCTGCGTGCTCTGCGTAGCGCCGGCGTCATGCTGTTGCAGGCGATTCCCTTGCTGCTGGTGCTGTTTATCTTTTTCCCGCGGCTGGAGCCGCTGTGGTCGGTCAATATGCCTGGCGGCAGCGCCAAGACCGGCCTCTCTGACAACATGTCACCGGCGGATATAGCCAACCTGGCGCGTTCGCCGGAACTGGCCTTCCGGGCCAGCTTTGCCGGTGAGATTCCGCCCTTGCCGACGCTCTACTGGCGGGCGCTGACCCTCAGCCGCTTTGATGGTCGCAGCTGGTCGCAGGATCGCTGGCTGAGCAACCTGCCGGCGCTGTCGCTGGCAACCGACGGCAAGGCCGTGGAATATCAGGTGGTGGCCGGCGCCAGTGGTCAGCACTGGGTTTACAGCCTGCGCGGCGCGACCTCGCAAGACCCTTATCTGCGGCGCATGCATGATTTCAATCTGCAATCCATCACGCCGCTCAACAGCACCTTTGGCTACACTGCGACCTCCTATCCTGAGGCGCTGTTGCAGACCGAGCCGTTGAGCAGATTGGAGCACAACCGGCAGACCGAACTGCCGGAGCAGGGTGATCCGCGTGCTCGCGCCTGGGCTGCGGAGTTGCGCCAGCAGTATCCGGACGATGCCGCGTTGGTGCAGGCGTTGCTGGGTTACTTCAATCGCGAGCCGTTTTATTACACGCTCAACCCCACGCCACTCGGCCAGCACAGCAATGACGAGTTTCTGTTCGATACGCGGCGTGGCTTCTGTGAGCACTACGCGGGAGCCATGACCTTCGTGCTGCGCGCGGCGGGAATTCCGGCGCGCGTCGTAGCGGGTTATCAGGGTGGTGAGGTGAATACACGGGGCGGCTATGTGCTGGTGCATCAGTTTGATGCCCACGCCTGGGTCGAGGCCTGGCTACCGGGTCAGGGTTGGGTAACGGTTGATCCGACCTTTCAGGTGGCGCCCGAACGTATCGAGCGTGGGCTGGAGGAAGCGGTGCGCGGGGAAGGCAGCTTTCTGCAGGACGATTATCTGTCAGCCTCCCGCTATCGCGGTGTGACCTGGCTGAACGAAGCGCGCCTGGCCTGGGATAACATCAACTACCAGTGGCAGTTGCGCGTACTCAACTTCAAGGGTGAGGAGCAGATGGGGCTGTTCCGCCGCTGGCTTGGTACTGCGGATTGGCAGCGCATTGGTCTGGTGGTGCTGGCGCTGGCGGGCGGTGTCATGCTGTTGCAGGGACTCTGGTGGCTTCGCCCGCAGCGGCAAAGCGGCACGGCTCAGCAGCGCGCCTGGGCTCGCCTGGATCAACGCTTGAGGCGGTTGCGGCTGCAAGCGTTGCCCGGCGAGGGGCCGCGTGATTGGCAGCACCGTCTGGAAATGGCCTTGCCCGCTCAGCAGCCAGGCCTGCAGGCGTTTTTCGACGAATTTGTGCGTCAGTCCTATGCCGCAGCAGCGGAGTCGCGGGAGGATCAGCAGCGCTTGCAAAAGGTGCTGCGTGCGCTGCTGCGCAGCTTGCCACGCAAGCGCCCAGCGGCGGCCAGCGTATTGCTGCGCGATGGCGAGTTGTCGTCATCAACCAAGCCCTTATAA
- a CDS encoding alpha/beta hydrolase, with protein sequence MPLLRTLSLLMTTLLSGCSALAPVNWLVPNHGYEKLGSLRYGDLPRQQMDVYLPAELKPNAPVVVFYYGGSWRSGERGNYRFVGQALASRGIIAVIPDYRLYPEVRYPDFLRDSAKALAWTRAHQADWQSPQGPLFVMGHSAGAYNAAMLALDSRWLDQEQLSPDILSGWIGLAGPYDFLPIINPDVQPVFYHPDTPVDSQPLVHASAASPPALLLAGAEDDLVDPQRNTRQLAEALTTQGVATKSAVMDDLGHIKILLTLAAPFQHWAPVIDQVTCFISQHGVSKTDDQANDGFSPPSSSACKDSKR encoded by the coding sequence ATGCCGCTGCTACGCACCCTGTCGCTACTGATGACTACCCTACTCAGCGGTTGCTCAGCCCTCGCCCCGGTCAACTGGCTGGTGCCAAACCATGGCTATGAAAAGCTCGGCAGCCTGCGCTACGGCGACCTGCCGCGCCAGCAAATGGATGTTTACCTGCCAGCTGAACTGAAACCCAATGCGCCGGTGGTGGTGTTCTACTACGGAGGAAGCTGGCGTAGCGGCGAGCGTGGCAACTACCGTTTCGTGGGCCAGGCACTGGCGAGTCGCGGCATTATCGCGGTGATTCCCGATTATCGACTGTACCCCGAGGTGCGCTACCCCGATTTTTTACGCGATAGCGCCAAGGCCCTGGCCTGGACACGAGCACACCAGGCGGACTGGCAGAGCCCGCAGGGCCCCCTGTTCGTCATGGGCCACAGCGCCGGCGCCTACAACGCCGCCATGCTCGCGCTCGATTCGCGCTGGTTGGATCAGGAGCAGCTCAGCCCCGACATACTCAGCGGCTGGATCGGCCTGGCCGGTCCTTACGACTTTCTACCGATAATCAACCCCGATGTGCAGCCGGTTTTCTATCACCCCGATACCCCGGTCGACTCCCAGCCGCTGGTACATGCCAGCGCTGCCAGCCCACCCGCGTTACTGTTGGCCGGCGCCGAGGACGACCTGGTCGACCCGCAACGCAACACCCGGCAGCTGGCCGAGGCACTGACCACGCAGGGCGTGGCGACCAAGAGTGCGGTGATGGATGACTTGGGACACATCAAAATTCTGTTGACTCTGGCAGCGCCCTTCCAGCACTGGGCGCCGGTGATTGATCAGGTCACCTGCTTTATCAGCCAGCACGGCGTAAGCAAGACTGATGATCAGGCCAACGACGGTTTCTCTCCGCCCTCCTCCTCGGCCTGCAAGGATTCCAAACGGTAG
- a CDS encoding DUF58 domain-containing protein, with product MAAQRSARGVSTGWRARGRALHQRWLKRRIPAAQQITLDHRRIFILPSRAGMAFLLLLAILLVGAINYENSLVYGLTFLLLSLFWVALHHSYRNLAGISLRATGGRPVFAGEQVPLGLVLLSPARERQALRLSWPGVAPQQLDVPADGETSTKLYYPSQGRGWLEPERLRIETRFPLGWFAAWSLLDLNWRVLVYPRPIKAPLPLQRSGSGQDEAPQAQLAEGVDDFQGLRHYRPGDSRRRLDWRAYSRGQGLHSKVFAEPQQQSQWLDLEQTTGADLEQRLGMLTGWVLALEAAGRPYGLALGNLRQAPALGEAHRDACLRALALYGLGESA from the coding sequence ATGGCTGCTCAACGAAGTGCCCGCGGTGTGAGCACCGGCTGGCGGGCTCGTGGCCGTGCGCTGCACCAACGCTGGCTCAAGCGGCGCATTCCGGCAGCGCAGCAGATAACCCTGGACCACCGGCGTATTTTCATCCTGCCCAGCCGGGCGGGTATGGCCTTCCTGTTGCTGCTGGCAATCCTCTTGGTAGGCGCCATCAATTACGAAAACAGCCTGGTCTACGGGTTGACCTTCCTGCTGCTCAGTCTGTTCTGGGTGGCCTTGCATCACAGCTACCGCAATCTGGCGGGCATCAGCCTGCGCGCGACTGGCGGGCGTCCGGTGTTTGCCGGTGAGCAGGTGCCGCTTGGCCTGGTGCTGCTGAGCCCGGCACGCGAGCGCCAGGCGCTCAGGTTGAGCTGGCCTGGCGTGGCGCCGCAGCAGTTGGATGTACCGGCTGATGGCGAAACGAGCACCAAGCTGTATTACCCGAGTCAAGGCCGCGGCTGGCTTGAACCAGAGCGCCTGCGCATTGAAACGCGCTTTCCGCTCGGCTGGTTTGCGGCCTGGAGTCTGCTGGACCTGAACTGGCGGGTGCTGGTGTATCCACGCCCGATCAAGGCACCACTGCCGCTGCAGCGCAGCGGCAGTGGTCAGGATGAAGCTCCCCAGGCGCAGCTGGCCGAAGGCGTGGATGATTTTCAGGGGCTGCGTCACTACCGCCCCGGCGACTCGCGACGGCGGCTGGACTGGCGCGCCTATTCGCGCGGACAGGGGCTGCACAGCAAGGTGTTTGCCGAGCCGCAGCAACAGAGTCAGTGGCTTGATCTGGAGCAGACCACGGGCGCCGATCTTGAACAGCGCCTGGGCATGCTGACCGGCTGGGTGCTGGCGCTGGAAGCGGCCGGCCGGCCCTACGGCCTGGCCTTGGGCAACTTGCGTCAGGCGCCGGCACTGGGCGAAGCGCACCGCGATGCCTGTCTGCGCGCACTGGCGCTCTATGGTCTGGGTGAGAGCGCATGA
- a CDS encoding DUF3429 domain-containing protein, which yields MHPFSATRPPKLALGLGLVGLIPFVSGALGLWVTPEAWRERVLEELLAYAAIVLAFMGAIHWGLAMRAGEESSQAPVQLALSVIPPLLGWVGLSLPINLALPVFFTAFATLYFADVWAVRHGLAPVWYPALRKPLSILVVLSLMVAWLAVGRVF from the coding sequence ATGCATCCATTCAGCGCGACACGCCCCCCGAAACTGGCCTTGGGGCTGGGACTGGTTGGGCTGATCCCCTTTGTCAGCGGCGCCCTGGGCCTGTGGGTTACACCTGAGGCCTGGCGGGAACGGGTGCTGGAAGAGTTGCTGGCCTACGCGGCTATTGTGCTGGCGTTCATGGGCGCCATTCACTGGGGACTGGCAATGCGCGCGGGTGAGGAGAGCAGCCAGGCGCCGGTTCAACTGGCGCTGTCCGTCATACCGCCGCTGCTGGGCTGGGTCGGCCTGAGTTTGCCGATCAATCTGGCCTTGCCGGTGTTTTTCACTGCCTTTGCGACCCTGTACTTTGCTGATGTGTGGGCGGTACGCCATGGGCTGGCGCCGGTCTGGTATCCGGCGCTGCGCAAACCTCTGAGTATTCTGGTGGTGCTGAGCCTGATGGTTGCCTGGTTGGCGGTTGGGCGGGTGTTCTAA
- a CDS encoding AAA family ATPase, which yields MKDALSAAQDAIDKVLLGKSRAVKLALTCILAKGHLLIEDLPGMGKTTLSQALASVLGMSYQRIQFTSDLLPGDILGTSVFDRNSGQFVFHPGPIFAELILADEINRATPKSQSALLEAMEEGQVTVDGATRPLADPFFVIATQNPVSQGGTFALPESQLDRFLMRLSLGYPSEQAERSLLLGDDRRARLDRVEPLLNREELSRLQALVPQINASEALVNYILRLVNHTRNSDLCAWGLSPRASLGLLAAARAWALLEQRSYVIPEDVQAVLPAVVSHRLRAANDPAGHGGESLALWLLNEVPAV from the coding sequence ATGAAGGATGCGTTGAGTGCGGCGCAGGACGCGATAGACAAGGTGCTGCTGGGCAAGTCCCGCGCCGTCAAACTGGCGCTGACCTGCATTCTGGCCAAGGGGCACCTGCTGATAGAAGACCTGCCCGGCATGGGCAAGACCACCCTGTCGCAGGCGCTGGCCTCGGTATTGGGCATGAGCTACCAGCGCATTCAGTTCACCAGTGATCTGTTGCCGGGCGACATTCTGGGTACCTCGGTATTCGACCGTAACAGCGGCCAGTTCGTGTTTCATCCGGGGCCAATCTTTGCCGAGCTGATTCTCGCCGATGAGATCAATCGCGCTACGCCCAAGAGTCAGAGTGCGCTGCTGGAGGCCATGGAAGAAGGGCAGGTAACCGTAGACGGTGCCACCCGGCCCTTGGCTGATCCCTTCTTTGTCATCGCCACCCAGAACCCGGTGTCCCAGGGTGGCACATTTGCGTTACCTGAATCGCAGCTCGACCGTTTTCTGATGCGCCTGTCACTGGGCTACCCGAGCGAGCAGGCCGAACGCAGTCTGCTGCTGGGTGACGACCGCCGGGCGAGACTGGACCGGGTAGAACCGTTGCTCAACCGCGAGGAGCTCAGCCGGCTGCAGGCGCTGGTGCCGCAGATCAATGCCAGCGAAGCCTTGGTGAACTACATCTTGCGGCTGGTCAATCACACCCGTAACAGTGACCTCTGCGCCTGGGGCCTATCGCCGCGCGCCAGTCTCGGCTTGCTTGCTGCCGCGCGTGCCTGGGCGTTGCTGGAGCAGCGCAGCTATGTGATCCCTGAAGACGTGCAGGCGGTCTTGCCGGCCGTTGTGAGTCACCGGTTGCGTGCCGCCAACGACCCCGCCGGCCATGGTGGCGAGAGTCTTGCCCTATGGCTGCTCAACGAAGTGCCCGCGGTGTGA